A DNA window from Thermococcus sp. 4557 contains the following coding sequences:
- a CDS encoding SPOUT family RNA methylase, with product MKFLVKTQKGMEGVAANYIREALPDAEIWISPMGYYGLVIVEAEDENAGEVMLGIPEIERIIPVLAEVPAELERIVETAEKVAPLIGENETFAVKTKRRGKHGFSSIDVNRELGAKVRELTGADVNLSWPDKVVRVEIIGDRAYVSVLPGEEFRKFTPDKRDARELFRKVTVVQMPYWGGLKVCRSFGEKIGRAAQAFEVKELIIAPKGKMDALELAEFIKGVRVGRESRHRIQRESYPWKVEKVPVSVWDLYQVVRDKKRDKRLLIITDPKGPTIAQVGEKLARDMFHAKEVVVFIGSREGIPRGLFRFADYVIDLAPYMTFATEHGIPAALVSLWEVYEEYAGKGEEKT from the coding sequence GTGAAGTTTCTCGTGAAGACCCAGAAGGGTATGGAGGGTGTCGCGGCCAATTATATAAGGGAGGCACTTCCGGACGCGGAGATATGGATCTCCCCGATGGGCTACTACGGACTCGTCATCGTGGAGGCTGAGGACGAGAACGCGGGCGAGGTGATGCTCGGTATTCCCGAGATCGAGAGGATCATTCCCGTTCTCGCGGAGGTTCCGGCCGAGCTCGAGAGGATCGTTGAGACCGCCGAGAAGGTGGCCCCGCTCATAGGGGAAAACGAGACCTTCGCGGTGAAGACGAAGAGGCGCGGAAAGCATGGGTTCTCAAGCATCGACGTCAACAGGGAACTCGGGGCAAAGGTGCGCGAGCTCACGGGCGCCGACGTGAACCTCAGCTGGCCGGACAAGGTTGTTCGGGTCGAGATAATCGGGGACAGGGCATACGTTTCGGTTCTCCCGGGCGAAGAGTTCAGGAAGTTCACTCCCGACAAGAGGGACGCAAGGGAGCTCTTCCGCAAGGTCACCGTGGTTCAGATGCCGTACTGGGGAGGCCTTAAGGTCTGCCGCTCCTTCGGGGAGAAGATCGGAAGGGCCGCCCAGGCCTTCGAGGTGAAGGAGCTCATAATAGCCCCGAAGGGGAAGATGGACGCCCTTGAGCTGGCCGAGTTCATCAAAGGGGTCAGGGTTGGTCGGGAGAGCAGGCACAGAATACAGCGTGAGAGCTATCCCTGGAAGGTTGAGAAGGTTCCCGTCAGCGTGTGGGACCTTTACCAGGTGGTTCGCGACAAAAAGAGGGACAAAAGACTCCTCATAATAACGGATCCCAAGGGTCCCACCATAGCACAGGTTGGGGAGAAACTTGCGCGCGACATGTTCCATGCAAAGGAGGTCGTGGTGTTCATCGGCTCCCGTGAGGGTATCCCGAGGGGCCTCTTCAGGTTCGCGGATTACGTGATCGACCTTGCCCCGTACATGACCTTCGCCACAGAGCACGGCATTCCAGCGGCACTCGTGTCCCTCTGGGAGGTTTACGAGGAATACGCGGGTAAAGGGGAGGAAAAAACCTGA
- a CDS encoding 30S ribosomal protein S3ae produces MAKVNPRKKAAATKDKWKSKEWYIVYAPDFFGSKEIGLTPADEPEKVIGRVIETTLKDLTGDFTKGQVKLYFQVYDVKGQNAYTKFKGHTLSRSYIRSLVRRRTTRVDGIYNVTTKDGYKLRVMGMVIAYRRIQTSQERAIREIIRDIIYKKAEELNYKDFVLEAVSGKMAAEMAKEARKIYPIKRAEIRKIKVLAEPEA; encoded by the coding sequence ATGGCAAAAGTTAACCCAAGGAAGAAGGCTGCCGCTACCAAGGATAAGTGGAAGAGCAAGGAGTGGTATATAGTTTACGCTCCGGACTTCTTCGGGAGCAAGGAGATAGGCCTTACCCCGGCCGACGAGCCGGAGAAGGTCATAGGAAGGGTCATCGAGACCACCCTCAAGGACCTCACCGGCGACTTCACCAAGGGCCAGGTCAAGCTCTACTTCCAGGTCTACGACGTCAAGGGCCAGAACGCCTACACCAAGTTCAAGGGCCACACCCTCTCGAGGAGCTACATAAGGAGCCTCGTCAGGAGGAGGACAACCCGCGTTGACGGCATCTACAACGTCACCACCAAGGACGGCTACAAGCTCCGCGTCATGGGCATGGTCATCGCCTACCGCAGGATTCAGACCAGCCAGGAGAGGGCCATCAGGGAGATCATCAGGGACATCATCTACAAGAAGGCCGAGGAGCTTAACTACAAGGACTTCGTTCTTGAGGCCGTCAGCGGCAAGATGGCCGCCGAGATGGCCAAGGAAGCCAGGAAGATCTACCCGATCAAGAGGGCCGAGATCAGGAAGATCAAGGTTCTCGCCGAGCCGGAGGCCTGA
- a CDS encoding KEOPS complex subunit Pcc1 — MRIDARVEMVWHYGDPKRAEAIARSLEVDNASIPGGLKKSLNVLTRWENGDVITKVKYSGEIETLIKALDDLVFSIKIAEDVTEKV; from the coding sequence GTGAGGATTGACGCCAGGGTGGAGATGGTCTGGCACTACGGCGATCCGAAGAGGGCGGAGGCCATAGCCCGGTCCCTCGAGGTGGACAACGCCAGCATTCCGGGTGGCCTAAAGAAAAGTTTAAATGTGCTGACCCGATGGGAAAATGGGGACGTCATAACAAAGGTTAAATACTCGGGTGAGATTGAAACACTCATCAAAGCGCTGGACGATTTGGTGTTTTCAATCAAAATCGCCGAAGATGTAACCGAAAAGGTGTGA
- a CDS encoding DHHA1 domain-containing protein: protein MDREAFLERAREGAELIKMHIELGHTIRIISHRDADGITAGAILARAVAREGGTFQLSIVKQVSEELIKDLAAEKHRIYVFSDLGSGSMGLIEKYLEGATVVVADHHPPEKESFSTESHVLVNPVPFGANSVRDLSGSGVAYFVAREMNEKNRDLAYIALVGAVGDMQEIDGTFHGMNTDIIEDGKALGILEIRKELRLFGRESRPLRQMLAYSTNPEIPEVTGDERKAIEWLRAKGFDPDMKYWQLREEEKRKLHDALVIHLIKHGAPKEAIDRLIGDVVVSPLYPEGDPRHEAREFATLLNATGRLNAGTLGVAICLGDEDAYRRARKMLDDYKREQIEARKFIIQNWSMADEGEHAYVFYAGRSIRDTLVGIAANIAINAGLVDPEKPVVVLADSDEDESLVKGSARTTEKALAKGYHLGDALREVAEKLGGEGGGHAIAAGIRFPRDRIEEFIRLFNEALGKQVGGKSGED from the coding sequence GTGGATAGAGAGGCGTTTTTGGAGCGGGCCAGGGAAGGCGCCGAACTGATCAAGATGCACATTGAGTTAGGGCACACCATCCGCATAATCTCCCACCGCGACGCTGACGGCATAACCGCCGGGGCGATCCTGGCAAGGGCTGTTGCGCGCGAGGGCGGAACCTTCCAGCTCAGCATCGTCAAACAGGTGAGCGAGGAACTCATCAAGGACCTGGCCGCTGAAAAGCACAGGATATACGTCTTCAGCGACCTGGGGAGCGGCTCGATGGGTCTCATCGAGAAGTACCTTGAAGGCGCCACGGTCGTTGTTGCTGACCACCACCCGCCCGAGAAGGAGAGCTTCTCCACGGAGTCCCACGTTCTCGTTAACCCAGTCCCCTTCGGCGCCAACAGCGTCCGCGATCTCAGCGGCTCGGGCGTTGCCTACTTCGTCGCCAGGGAGATGAACGAGAAGAACCGTGATCTGGCCTATATCGCCCTCGTCGGTGCAGTCGGCGACATGCAGGAGATAGACGGCACGTTCCACGGCATGAACACGGACATCATAGAGGATGGAAAGGCTCTCGGCATCCTGGAGATCCGGAAGGAGCTTCGCCTCTTCGGACGCGAAAGCCGGCCTCTGCGCCAGATGCTGGCCTACTCCACCAACCCGGAGATTCCCGAGGTAACCGGCGATGAGCGGAAGGCCATAGAGTGGCTCCGCGCCAAGGGCTTCGATCCGGACATGAAATACTGGCAGCTCCGCGAGGAGGAGAAGCGGAAGCTCCACGATGCACTTGTGATACATCTCATCAAACACGGCGCCCCCAAGGAGGCCATAGACAGGCTCATCGGGGACGTGGTGGTAAGCCCGCTCTACCCGGAGGGCGACCCCCGGCACGAGGCAAGGGAGTTCGCCACGCTCCTCAACGCCACAGGCAGGCTGAACGCCGGGACGCTGGGAGTTGCGATATGCCTCGGCGACGAGGATGCCTACAGGCGCGCCAGGAAGATGCTTGACGATTACAAGCGGGAACAGATAGAGGCCAGGAAGTTCATAATCCAGAACTGGAGCATGGCGGATGAGGGAGAGCACGCCTACGTCTTCTACGCGGGCAGGAGCATCAGGGACACTCTCGTCGGCATCGCCGCCAACATAGCGATAAACGCCGGGCTGGTTGACCCAGAGAAGCCGGTCGTGGTGCTGGCCGACAGCGACGAGGATGAGAGCCTCGTGAAGGGCTCCGCAAGGACAACCGAGAAGGCCCTGGCTAAGGGCTACCACCTCGGCGATGCACTGCGCGAGGTTGCGGAGAAGCTCGGCGGAGAGGGCGGAGGGCATGCGATAGCCGCAGGAATCCGCTTCCCGAGGGACAGGATCGAGGAGTTCATCAGGCTCTTCAACGAGGCCCTTGGAAAGCAGGTGGGGGGAAAATCCGGTGAGGATTGA
- a CDS encoding 30S ribosomal protein S15, with translation MARIHARKRGKSGSKRPPRTAPPTWVEYTAEEVEGLVVKLRKEGYSAAMIGTILRDQYGIPSVKLVTGKKITKILEENGLAPNIPEDLMALIRKAVKLRKHLEMHPKDKHSRRGLQLTESKIRRLVKYYRRTGKLPAKWRYDPEQAKLLVR, from the coding sequence ATGGCAAGGATACACGCGAGAAAGAGGGGTAAATCAGGTTCTAAGAGGCCACCGAGGACCGCTCCGCCGACCTGGGTCGAGTACACGGCGGAGGAGGTTGAGGGGCTCGTTGTTAAGCTCAGGAAGGAAGGCTACAGCGCTGCCATGATAGGAACCATCCTCAGGGACCAGTACGGAATACCGAGCGTCAAGCTCGTCACCGGTAAGAAGATAACCAAGATCCTTGAGGAGAACGGCCTCGCGCCGAACATCCCGGAGGACCTCATGGCCCTCATCAGGAAGGCCGTCAAGCTCAGGAAGCACCTCGAGATGCACCCGAAGGACAAGCACTCAAGGCGCGGTCTCCAGCTCACCGAGAGCAAGATCAGGCGCCTCGTCAAGTACTACCGCAGGACCGGCAAGCTTCCGGCCAAGTGGCGCTACGATCCGGAGCAGGCCAAGCTCCTGGTCCGCTGA
- a CDS encoding LAGLIDADG family homing endonuclease yields MRRIKDLDIDELREIVERVKALRSEGHSYGGIVRMISDEYNVRLSKATVIRWSKGTHSPFNRIKAISMEPSSELSYIIGVYLGDGSIHMKDNGRYVVKLKVIDREFAEAFANALDKLGIKATMGFERDSTRVDRFYVEGSNKALFRLLSGSRERLLSLAGEYPVEFLKGFFDSEGFPTISAGKTFAVQVAAVNSDLVVLEFVGKLLGVLGIGSKISKLYSKGHRVVIRGEEYSSNVDMFILWISRFEDVMRFAREIGFTAWRKEAKLRRAIELKLHYPNRKAVRLWHEEYEKGSRGYVPRANLFKPTLNSQREGAAGGSWPSPGGVWYGKDTREKEG; encoded by the coding sequence ATGCGGCGAATTAAGGATCTGGATATTGATGAACTTCGTGAGATTGTAGAACGTGTGAAGGCACTGCGTTCTGAGGGACACAGCTACGGGGGAATTGTGAGAATGATTTCTGATGAATACAATGTCCGACTATCAAAGGCAACTGTGATTCGGTGGTCTAAAGGTACGCATAGTCCATTTAACCGAATCAAAGCTATTTCCATGGAGCCCTCCTCCGAGCTTTCCTACATAATCGGTGTTTACTTGGGGGATGGTAGCATCCACATGAAGGACAACGGACGGTACGTGGTTAAACTTAAGGTCATTGACCGGGAATTTGCGGAGGCGTTTGCCAACGCTTTAGACAAACTCGGGATTAAGGCCACGATGGGATTTGAAAGGGACTCAACCCGCGTGGATAGATTTTACGTGGAAGGAAGCAATAAGGCCCTATTTCGGCTCCTGAGTGGTTCTCGGGAGAGGCTGCTTTCTCTGGCCGGCGAATATCCGGTTGAATTCCTCAAGGGGTTCTTTGACAGTGAGGGGTTCCCGACAATATCCGCCGGAAAGACCTTTGCAGTACAGGTTGCCGCGGTCAACTCTGATCTGGTGGTTTTGGAGTTCGTTGGAAAGCTGTTGGGAGTACTCGGGATAGGCTCCAAAATATCCAAACTGTATTCGAAGGGGCATAGAGTCGTTATCCGCGGTGAGGAGTACTCGTCAAACGTTGATATGTTTATCCTGTGGATTTCTCGCTTTGAGGACGTCATGAGGTTTGCCAGGGAGATTGGTTTCACTGCATGGAGAAAAGAAGCAAAACTCAGGCGAGCGATTGAATTAAAACTCCATTACCCAAATAGGAAGGCCGTAAGGTTATGGCATGAGGAGTACGAGAAGGGAAGCAGGGGATACGTCCCGAGGGCAAACCTTTTTAAACCTACCCTCAATTCCCAACGCGAAGGGGCGGCTGGCGGGAGCTGGCCGTCACCGGGAGGTGTATGGTATGGCAAGGATACACGCGAGAAAGAGGGGTAA